The DNA sequence CATATTTTTATAAAACCATTTTGTAAGAAACCAACCGGATTTAATTTTGGCTTCCAGATGTTTTGTATTTTCTTTAAGCTGAAAAGTTAATCTTGTTTTTTCTTCTTTGGTTAATTTTACTGTTTCACTATTTGAACTGAATTTATCAATAATAGATTTAAAAATATTTACATCTCTTGCAAATCTATCGTCAGTTTCCATTTGCTTAATAGCTTGTTTGGAAAACGTTGTTACAATTTTTTTTTGATTACTATCAAATTCAAATTCGTAATTTTTAAATAATTTTTTCATAATCTAATTTTTTAAGGAAAGTAATTTATCTCTGGTTTTTTGATAACCCGGTTTAATTATATTGTAAATATATTTTAATCTTTCTTCATGTGGAAGAAACGAAGATTTCATTGCATTGATATTAAGTTTTTCAATATCATCAAGTGTAATTCCAAATTTTTGTGTCGCGATTAAATATTCCTTTGTAAGAGTTGTATCACTCATTAATCTATCATCAGTATTTAGAAAAACTCTAAATTTTTTCTTATAAAAAATGCTGAACGGATGATTTTCCAAAACATCAACCGCACCAGTATGAACATTGCTTAAAAGACAGATTTCTAATGGCAGTCTTTTATCTAAAACATATTGAGCTAATTCACCGAGAGCAACAACTTCTCCGTTTTTATCAAGAATAACATCTTCTAATAATCTTGTTGCATGACCAATTCTATGAGCTCCGCAAAATTGAATTGCCTGCCAAATTGATTCTTTACCAAAAGCTTCGCCGGCGTGAATTGTAATATTAAAATTTTCTCTTTGAATAAATTGAAAAGCATCCAAATGATCTTTAGGCGGATAACCACCTTCTTCACCGGCAA is a window from the Ignavibacteriota bacterium genome containing:
- a CDS encoding adenosine deaminase, encoding MTTENIIREVPKVLLHDHLDGGLRPETIIELAEKQNYKKLPTKNPAELAEWFHRGANKGNLVEYLQGFEHTCALMQTKESLERVAYEMIEDMHKDGVCYVETRFAPILHLEKNLHYDDVVTSVLDGLERGKKDFGVGYGVILCGMRNMKKSLEIAELAVNYRSKGVVGFDLAGEEGGYPPKDHLDAFQFIQRENFNITIHAGEAFGKESIWQAIQFCGAHRIGHATRLLEDVILDKNGEVVALGELAQYVLDKRLPLEICLLSNVHTGAVDVLENHPFSIFYKKKFRVFLNTDDRLMSDTTLTKEYLIATQKFGITLDDIEKLNINAMKSSFLPHEERLKYIYNIIKPGYQKTRDKLLSLKN